The DNA window GATCCGGCGCGGCATCCGGCAAAGCATTCAAAAGAGTCATATCACTGGCTGAGATCGTAAAATCTAATTGCGTGTTTTCTTGAATATGAGTCTCACTGATCGCTTTAGGCAGCGTGATCGTGCCATTCTGAAGTGTAAAACGCAAAGCCAACCGTGCAACGCTGACTGAATATTTATCAGCAATATCACGCACAGCTTTCGAATTCAAAATATCACCAGTTGCAAGTGGCGAATAAGCTTCGAGACGAATATCGTTTGCGGCCGCATATGCAGCAATTTTTGGTTCTGTAAAACCGATATAATATTGGACCTGATTGACAACTGGCTTAATTTCGGCAATATTCAAAATGTTCTTCATGTCATGAACATCGAAATTAGAAATGCCGATCGACTTCACACGGCCGCTCTTCTGCAATTCTTCGAGTGTCTGCCAGGTCTCGGTATTCTCTGCATCAAAATGTCTGCTGGCAGCTTCTCTCCATGGCCATGGTGCATGGATCAAATAAAGATCGAGATAATCGAGACCTAAAGCTGCTAGCGAATGATCAAAGTCCGCTAAGATCGCATCTCTCTTTTTGTCCTCAGCTGGTAATTTAGTCGTGATCCATAAATCGTCTCTGTCCACATCCGAGTCAGCGATCGCTTTACCAACTGACCGCTCGTTACGATAGTTTTGAGCCGTATCAATGTGTCGATAGCCAGCTTTTAAAGCATTTGAAACAGCCTGATAAGCCACATCGCCATCAGGCGTTTGCCAAGTACCAAAGCCTACTTTTGGAATTTTTGTGCCATTATTCAGCGTATAGGTGTCCGTTAAAATTGCCATAAATTTTTCTCCTATGCAGATCATTATAATCCCAGTTTTAAATGTTGAAATTATGCGAAAATTGACTTATGATAAAAAAAGACCTGTCCAAACTAACTAAAGAGCAGTATGAAGTCACACAAAAAGGCGCCACAGAGCGTCCTTTTACCGGTAAGTATGATGATTTTTATCAAGAAGGTATTTATGTTGATCTAGTCGATGGCACAGCATTGTTTTCCAGCAAGGATAAGTATGATGCCGGCTGCGGCTGGCCGAGTTTTACGAAAGCCATTGACGACCCAGCTGTGAAAGAAAAGACTGATTTTTCTGCCGGCATGATTCGAACCGAAGTCCGCAGTCAAGAATCAAACAGTCACTTAGGCCATGTTTTTAAAGATGGTCCGACAGACAAAGGTGGTCTGCGCTATTGTATTAACTCGGCAGCCTTAAAATTTATCCCCGTCAAAGAAATGGCAGCAGCTGGATACGGTGATTATTTGAAAGCATTTGAATAAGCGGGCGAAAAATTTAATTCTGAAACAGATCGGCAAATTCTTGAATCGAAATGTTTTCACCAAAATAATTTTTAAAAGGCAGTGTTTGGCAAAGCTTTTCGACGGCCGCATGTGAGAATGCCTGCCCGATAAGAGCCTGTTCGAGTTGTGAAATATCGCCAATGCCGAGAAAATCACCTTGAATTTTAATCGCACTAATGCGACCCCGATCAATATTCGCGTGTAGCTCGATTCGACCCCCAGCAAAACGTTTGTGCTGATTAAATTGAAATGCAGGCGTTGTTCCCCAGTTCCAATCCCAACTGACAAAAGTGTCATCACGCAATTGCTGGACACGCGCCCATGCAGCCGAACTGAGTTTTAGCTCATTATCACCAGCTGCTAATTCCTTAGTTAATTGTTTTTTTAAATCTAAAATGGTAAATCCGGCCGGCAAAGCATCCTTGATCAGACCGACGCGGCTTTGAACAGATTTGGCTGCTTTAGAAATAAATTTATCTTTAGCCGGCGTCAATACATGGCTCATCACTTCCGTATTAATATCAAATAATAGCGTGCCGTGATGCAATAGCCGGCCATTAACGTAGCGTTGGGCACTTCCAGAGACCTTCTTGCCTTTGATCACTAAATCGTTTCTGCCATCGGCTATAACTGCCACACCGATCTGGTGCAAGGCGTCTACCATGGGCTGCACAAATTTTTTAAAATTAACTTTGCCCGGATCCTCGACCGGCAGCACGAAAGAAAAACTAATATTGCCCAAATCATCGTAAACAGCACCGCCGCCAGTTTCTCGTCGTGCTACTTGAATATGGTGCTCGCGGGCATAAGCCTGATTTACTTCAGCGAAAGAATTTTGATTTTTGCCAACAATCACGGCATTGCCATACTGAGAAAAAAAGAACACAGCTTCAGTCAAATCAGCTTCTTCTAGCAAATAATGTTCTAATGCGACATTGTAATAAGCATCCGTATTCTGATAACTAATATATTTCATAACTGTCTCCTAGACAAATTAAAAAACAATGCTGAAAAATAGCATTGTTTTTTATATCTTTTTAAGCACAATCATAGCTTGGCTTTTCGCCTTGATAAACACTCACGATTTTGCCATCCGGCTGCACCGTTATTTCATCGTACTCGTTAAACAGCTCTTCATAGTCGGAATTAACGGATAAGTCTTGTAGTTCCAAGTGGTTTGCTGTTTCTCCAGCCACAATTAAATTACCAGTTTCTGTTTTTGACAACAGATCTTTTTCATCAAAAATGCCATACTTCTGCATCATATCGAAATACCTCCTCATTGGCAAAAAACGTTCTTCTCATTTTATTAAGACAGACGTTCTTCTTTAATATAGTCGATCGGCAACCATTCTAACACCTTTTCGATATTTTTATTCCAGTAATACCATTCGTGCCGGCCATGATCCGTGTTGTATGTCACTTCATATCCCAGTTTTTTAAATTCTGGAATTGTGATTTCATTCGTCAGATATAGCGGATCCTCTTTACCGATCCAAGCAAATAATTTAGGCAGGGTTTGTTTACCAGCTGCCTGTTTTTCAGCCAAGGCGACTAAATCATTGTTCGAGCCCTTAAATTTATCCAAATCACCAAAGATACCCTCCCAGTAATTTCTCGGCGCCGTTGCTAGAACTTGCGGCAAAGTAAAGTCTTGCAGCATAGCACCTGATAAGGAGGCTGCATAAGAAAAGTAGTCAGTGGCCATCGCGACTTTCAAAGCACCGTAACCACCCATGGACAGACCAGCGACAAAATGTTTTTCTCGTTTTTTGGAAATCTGAGGAAACATCGTCGCAATTGTAGCAAACAGCTCACTCGTCAAAGCATCAAAATAATGGCCCCCATAAGTCGTATTCGTATACCAGGCTAAATCTGTATTCGGCATCACGACAGCCAAATTGCTTCTCTGGACTAAGCGTTCTATATTCGTGCGGCGCGGCCAAGCTGACTGATCATCACCCATGCCATGCAGTAGATACAAAACTGGTATATCAGTCATATCGGCAGCTGTACGATTCGGATTATGATTATCCAGTTCGGGCAGAATCACGTTCATCGAACTGCCCTTGCCCAAAGCCTTTGAATAATAGTTAATTTGCAAAAATGCCATTTTTTCTCCTAGTTATGTTCCTCGATCAAATCTAAGATCGTGTTCAAAACACCATCATGATTGTTGTCTGAATCAGCATACTGCGATGGTTTAAAATATGCTTTTAATTCATCCTGTGCATTCGGCATCACATACGGACGACCGACATATTGCAGCATTTCCAGGTCATTTAAGCCGTCACCGAAGGCAGCCATTTGTCTTCGATCAACGGCGAATTCCTTGGCCAGCATCTTTAAACCGCTGGCTTTATCAGCTTCTTCATTGACAATATCAATCGCACCAAAACCAGAAGTTGGCGTCCTCAGACCCGACAAAAGCGGATCATGTTTCAGTGAATTAAGAAAATGCTGGCCACTGTCCTTTGCCCACGAGAGCGAAATTTTGTCAATCGGAATCGAAATTTCATCAGCATCGTCTATCGCCGACCAGCTTGGGAAAAAATCATCGATCGTGCCGGCGAAAAAAATCTGCGTATCCGGTTGACGCACTGATTGCTGCCACTTCGGTGCAAAAGCCGATTCCTTGCCTGCGAAAACAGCTAAGGTCGGTTGCGGATCCAATCGAGGCAACAAGTCAAAAATTCGATTTACTTTGATCGGATCAATCACTGATTGATAAAGCGGGCGGGCACCTTCTTGAATAAAGGCACCATTTTCTGCCACCATCGAGATCACCTGCCCCTTGGGATCAAAAGGCAAGAACATTCTTTGAATTCGGCTGACTTGGTTGCCAGTCGCCAGCACAAATTTTTTATTTTGCCGACGCAGGATATTGATCACTTGAGCGAATTTTTTTTGATTAAAGGAATTCGCGCCATCCAGCAAAGTGCCATCCATATCAGCAGCAAACAATTTAATATCGCTGTCTATCATATTTTGTGCACCTGCTGGCCATTGCTATCATCTCGCACTTCATAACCTGATTCAGCGATCTGATCACGCAGTTCATCGGACTGCGACCAATCTTTATTGGCACGAGCCGTTTTTCTTTGTGCCAATAAGTCTTGAATTTTTTTCGGCAGAATAGTGTCATTTCCCAAACCAGAAATACCAAGCACGGACATGAGCTGCGAAAGTTGTTTCAAAATATTAGCGGCTGTCTGATCTTTGATATCGGCTGAATCAACATAAGAATTCGTCAATTTAACTAAATCAAAAATAGCAGCTAGAGCATTAGCAACATTAAAATCAT is part of the Oenococcus sicerae genome and encodes:
- a CDS encoding aldo/keto reductase, producing the protein MAILTDTYTLNNGTKIPKVGFGTWQTPDGDVAYQAVSNALKAGYRHIDTAQNYRNERSVGKAIADSDVDRDDLWITTKLPAEDKKRDAILADFDHSLAALGLDYLDLYLIHAPWPWREAASRHFDAENTETWQTLEELQKSGRVKSIGISNFDVHDMKNILNIAEIKPVVNQVQYYIGFTEPKIAAYAAANDIRLEAYSPLATGDILNSKAVRDIADKYSVSVARLALRFTLQNGTITLPKAISETHIQENTQLDFTISASDMTLLNALPDAAPDHFHNATQG
- the msrB gene encoding peptide-methionine (R)-S-oxide reductase MsrB → MIKKDLSKLTKEQYEVTQKGATERPFTGKYDDFYQEGIYVDLVDGTALFSSKDKYDAGCGWPSFTKAIDDPAVKEKTDFSAGMIRTEVRSQESNSHLGHVFKDGPTDKGGLRYCINSAALKFIPVKEMAAAGYGDYLKAFE
- a CDS encoding lipoate--protein ligase: MKYISYQNTDAYYNVALEHYLLEEADLTEAVFFFSQYGNAVIVGKNQNSFAEVNQAYAREHHIQVARRETGGGAVYDDLGNISFSFVLPVEDPGKVNFKKFVQPMVDALHQIGVAVIADGRNDLVIKGKKVSGSAQRYVNGRLLHHGTLLFDINTEVMSHVLTPAKDKFISKAAKSVQSRVGLIKDALPAGFTILDLKKQLTKELAAGDNELKLSSAAWARVQQLRDDTFVSWDWNWGTTPAFQFNQHKRFAGGRIELHANIDRGRISAIKIQGDFLGIGDISQLEQALIGQAFSHAAVEKLCQTLPFKNYFGENISIQEFADLFQN
- a CDS encoding alpha/beta hydrolase, whose protein sequence is MAFLQINYYSKALGKGSSMNVILPELDNHNPNRTAADMTDIPVLYLLHGMGDDQSAWPRRTNIERLVQRSNLAVVMPNTDLAWYTNTTYGGHYFDALTSELFATIATMFPQISKKREKHFVAGLSMGGYGALKVAMATDYFSYAASLSGAMLQDFTLPQVLATAPRNYWEGIFGDLDKFKGSNNDLVALAEKQAAGKQTLPKLFAWIGKEDPLYLTNEITIPEFKKLGYEVTYNTDHGRHEWYYWNKNIEKVLEWLPIDYIKEERLS
- a CDS encoding HAD hydrolase family protein — encoded protein: MIDSDIKLFAADMDGTLLDGANSFNQKKFAQVINILRRQNKKFVLATGNQVSRIQRMFLPFDPKGQVISMVAENGAFIQEGARPLYQSVIDPIKVNRIFDLLPRLDPQPTLAVFAGKESAFAPKWQQSVRQPDTQIFFAGTIDDFFPSWSAIDDADEISIPIDKISLSWAKDSGQHFLNSLKHDPLLSGLRTPTSGFGAIDIVNEEADKASGLKMLAKEFAVDRRQMAAFGDGLNDLEMLQYVGRPYVMPNAQDELKAYFKPSQYADSDNNHDGVLNTILDLIEEHN